One part of the Anaerolineae bacterium genome encodes these proteins:
- a CDS encoding 4Fe-4S dicluster domain-containing protein, with product MKTAMLVDASKCLGCRACQVACKQWNDLPAEDTRNGGTYQNPPDLSADTLTLVRFREVERADRVDWLTYPWRCMHCTEAACVAACPTGALFHDGRGFVRLDASRCTGCGYCAMFCPFNVPRLRVDTLSGSGKMSKCTFCQDRVHNGELPACAKTCPSGAIRFGDRENLVAVGSARVGELTKAGFAQASLYGQDILGGLGVMYVLTDDPEVYGLPAEPRMPPMLYLWRRVTRPLGGIAVGAAALGLAVNFFIARRRIRAEEVAHD from the coding sequence ATGAAGACAGCGATGCTGGTAGATGCCTCCAAATGCCTCGGTTGCCGGGCCTGTCAGGTGGCCTGTAAGCAGTGGAACGACCTCCCAGCGGAGGACACCCGTAACGGCGGAACCTACCAGAACCCTCCTGACCTTTCTGCAGATACGCTCACCCTGGTCAGGTTCCGAGAGGTTGAGAGGGCTGATCGGGTAGACTGGCTCACGTATCCCTGGCGTTGCATGCATTGCACGGAAGCGGCTTGTGTGGCTGCTTGCCCCACCGGTGCACTGTTCCACGACGGGAGAGGTTTCGTCAGGCTCGACGCTAGCAGGTGCACAGGCTGCGGCTACTGCGCCATGTTCTGCCCTTTCAACGTGCCGCGCTTGAGGGTGGACACCCTGAGCGGCAGCGGCAAGATGTCGAAATGCACCTTCTGTCAGGACCGGGTTCACAACGGTGAACTCCCCGCCTGTGCCAAGACCTGTCCCAGCGGAGCGATCCGGTTTGGCGATCGGGAGAACCTGGTTGCCGTCGGGTCGGCCAGAGTGGGGGAGCTGACCAAGGCCGGTTTCGCTCAGGCGTCGCTGTATGGGCAAGACATCCTCGGGGGCCTGGGAGTCATGTATGTGCTCACCGATGATCCCGAGGTCTACGGCCTGCCGGCGGAGCCCCGTATGCCTCCCATGCTCTACCTCTGGCGCAGAGTCACCCGGCCTCTGGGCGGCATCGCGGTGGGGGCGGCCGCCTTGGGCCTGGCCGTGAACTTCTTCATCGCCCGGCGCCGGATAAGGGCGGAGGAGGTGGCACATGACTGA
- a CDS encoding response regulator transcription factor, with protein sequence MGQPDSNERGTMPKVRILLAEDHTLVRAGTREILEREPDLAVVGEAGDGQQAVALAESLQPDVAVVDISMPGLDGVEATKQIKQKCPSTAVLILTAYDDDEYVFALLEAGAEGYLLKTARPPELVDAIRAVHSGQSVLHPRVARKVVDRYVSPRPKPPGQEQLSERELEVLKLAAKGLTNKEIASQLYLSVRTVQGHMGNILAKMGVSSRTEAVMRALRERLFTLDDLF encoded by the coding sequence ATGGGACAGCCCGATTCGAACGAGAGAGGAACAATGCCCAAGGTCCGGATTCTGCTGGCTGAGGACCACACCCTGGTCCGCGCTGGCACTCGTGAGATCCTGGAGCGCGAACCGGATCTCGCGGTGGTGGGCGAGGCTGGGGACGGGCAGCAAGCGGTAGCTCTGGCCGAGAGCCTCCAGCCTGACGTGGCGGTGGTGGACATCTCCATGCCCGGCCTAGATGGAGTTGAGGCTACTAAGCAGATCAAGCAGAAATGCCCCTCTACGGCGGTGCTGATACTCACCGCCTACGACGACGACGAGTACGTCTTCGCCCTCCTCGAGGCCGGGGCCGAGGGCTATCTACTGAAGACCGCTCGCCCTCCCGAGCTCGTAGACGCCATCCGCGCCGTCCACTCTGGCCAGTCGGTGCTGCACCCCCGAGTGGCCCGAAAGGTGGTAGACCGCTACGTGTCTCCCCGCCCTAAGCCTCCGGGCCAGGAACAGCTCAGCGAACGGGAACTGGAAGTCCTCAAGCTGGCCGCCAAAGGCCTGACCAACAAGGAGATAGCTTCCCAGCTCTACCTGAGTGTGCGGACCGTACAGGGTCACATGGGGAACATACTGGCGAAGATGGGGGTTTCCTCGCGCACCGAGGCGGTGATGCGCGCTCTCCGAGAGCGCCTGTTCACTCTAGATGACCTGTTCTAG
- a CDS encoding GAF domain-containing sensor histidine kinase: MILLSLGFVGGLHYLGLERNHVLNLALPRLPAPLTRHSLERVLLVFPAIYASYTLGIRAGMLTLLLAVALMLPRALFISAHPVDATLETAVVAVVAGAVMWLTEVQERERRLRERTLAELETLHAISDAAVQSLQLGEIVSGALQRIASLTGAEAAWVYLLDDADGQLRLAGQHGPPEGLPPNAGSHALGTELSREALASGEPIVVDDISAQAHLAPMPGEEMWVRGFLAVPLAARGRSTGTLCVATAVPRRFTPDEVRLLATIANHLGVIIENARLYEGARQSADDMQYYVRQVTRAQEDERLRIARELHDETVQALILLSHRLDALAADADHMPGAAAERIEELHELTEHIIQGVRRFTRDLRPPTLDHLGLLPALQGLVADLQGETDIESSVEVVGEQRRLAPEVELVLFRIVQEALSNARRHSGASHVSVLVEFHHDRVTVTVKDDGKGFHVPPRLGDLASGGKLGLMGMHERARLLGGTLEVHSAPGAGTSITASVPA; the protein is encoded by the coding sequence GTGATCCTGCTCAGTCTCGGCTTTGTCGGTGGGCTGCACTACCTCGGCCTGGAGCGGAACCACGTGCTGAACCTGGCGCTCCCTCGCCTGCCCGCTCCCCTGACGCGACACTCTCTGGAGAGAGTGCTGCTTGTCTTCCCCGCCATCTACGCCAGCTACACCCTCGGAATCCGGGCCGGTATGCTCACGTTGTTGCTAGCAGTGGCGCTGATGCTGCCTCGGGCGCTGTTCATCTCCGCCCATCCCGTAGACGCCACCCTAGAGACAGCCGTGGTGGCCGTGGTGGCCGGAGCGGTCATGTGGCTCACCGAGGTACAGGAGCGCGAAAGGCGATTGAGAGAGAGGACCCTGGCCGAGTTGGAGACGCTGCATGCCATCTCCGATGCTGCCGTCCAATCGCTGCAACTCGGGGAGATCGTAAGTGGTGCGCTGCAGCGGATTGCTTCGCTGACGGGGGCCGAGGCGGCATGGGTGTACCTGCTGGACGATGCCGACGGGCAGCTGCGCCTGGCCGGCCAGCATGGGCCGCCGGAAGGCCTACCGCCCAACGCAGGCTCTCACGCGCTCGGCACCGAGCTCAGCCGAGAGGCGCTGGCCTCGGGCGAGCCAATAGTAGTGGATGACATCTCCGCACAGGCCCACCTCGCCCCCATGCCCGGGGAAGAGATGTGGGTGCGCGGTTTCCTGGCCGTACCCCTGGCCGCCAGAGGCAGGAGCACCGGCACCCTCTGCGTCGCTACGGCTGTCCCTAGACGTTTCACTCCCGACGAGGTGAGGTTGCTCGCCACCATCGCCAACCACCTGGGAGTGATCATCGAGAACGCCCGCCTCTACGAGGGAGCGCGCCAGTCGGCCGACGACATGCAGTACTACGTCCGCCAGGTAACCCGGGCCCAGGAGGATGAACGGCTCCGCATCGCTCGGGAGCTGCACGATGAGACCGTTCAGGCCCTCATCCTCCTTTCTCATCGCCTAGATGCCTTGGCCGCCGACGCCGACCACATGCCCGGTGCCGCCGCCGAGCGGATCGAGGAGTTGCACGAGCTGACCGAGCACATCATTCAGGGCGTGCGTCGGTTCACTCGCGACCTCAGGCCGCCCACCCTAGACCACCTCGGTCTCCTTCCCGCCCTACAGGGACTGGTGGCCGATCTGCAAGGAGAGACCGACATCGAATCGAGCGTCGAAGTCGTGGGCGAGCAGAGACGGCTGGCTCCAGAAGTGGAATTGGTGCTCTTCCGGATCGTTCAGGAGGCCTTATCCAACGCCCGGCGCCATTCGGGCGCCTCTCATGTATCGGTTCTGGTGGAGTTCCACCATGATCGGGTCACGGTCACAGTGAAGGACGACGGCAAGGGGTTCCATGTGCCGCCCCGGCTTGGCGACCTAGCCTCAGGGGGCAAGCTCGGCCTCATGGGGATGCACGAGAGAGCCCGGCTCCTGGGCGGAACGCTAGAGGTGCACTCCGCCCCCGGTGCGGGCACCTCAATCACGGCCAGCGTTCCCGCCTAG
- a CDS encoding molybdenum cofactor guanylyltransferase: MPQEASPSPGGCDRVVGAVLAGGRSQRMGADKASLRLGGRPLAAWPVWALRQVVEEVWLVGGDRALADELGVGYTPDLWKDAGPLGGVYSALRASAANVLVVGCDMPLIQPALLAALLETGAGYDAAVPVKGGECEPLLALYRSTCLPGAEAALARGQRRVIAMYDCLRVRRLTEPDWRAMDPRALSFFNVNTPDDLKLAETLVAEASANMRLSPISPAPGTHTPGRT, encoded by the coding sequence ATGCCTCAGGAAGCCTCACCTTCGCCAGGCGGGTGCGATCGAGTAGTGGGCGCCGTGCTGGCGGGCGGGCGTAGCCAGCGCATGGGGGCCGACAAAGCGTCCCTGAGGTTGGGAGGACGTCCTCTGGCCGCCTGGCCCGTCTGGGCGTTGCGGCAGGTGGTCGAGGAGGTCTGGCTGGTGGGAGGGGACCGGGCCTTGGCCGACGAACTCGGCGTGGGCTACACCCCCGATCTGTGGAAGGACGCTGGGCCCTTGGGTGGTGTCTACAGCGCGCTAAGAGCGAGCGCCGCCAACGTGCTGGTGGTCGGATGCGATATGCCTCTCATTCAGCCGGCGTTGCTGGCAGCCCTCCTGGAGACGGGCGCAGGGTATGATGCTGCGGTTCCGGTGAAGGGGGGCGAGTGCGAGCCTCTTCTGGCGCTGTACCGTTCCACCTGCCTTCCGGGGGCCGAAGCGGCTCTAGCTCGAGGGCAGCGCCGAGTCATCGCCATGTACGATTGCCTTCGAGTTCGGCGCCTGACGGAGCCGGACTGGCGAGCGATGGATCCCAGGGCGCTTTCGTTCTTTAACGTCAACACGCCCGACGATCTGAAGCTGGCCGAGACGCTCGTGGCCGAAGCCTCCGCGAACATGCGGCTCTCCCCGATCTCTCCAGCCCCCGGCACCCACACGCCCGGCAGGACGTGA
- a CDS encoding formate dehydrogenase accessory protein FdhE — protein MSLAMGEGPDRTLRALEEGGKLYPHLGSVFSLHRSLRQVQLAVESEWARASYPAVDLARLKHGEPLLTFDGLGVEAQTLAKLASRIGPIIMERSASERPATDGPIDWMAEARKWFESRLPPAGDGGANSSVARIVAAYALMPWLERAAEFHADRVDLTHWNRAYCPMCGGWPDLAFLAQETGQRQLVCARCSTRWPYRRMGCPYCASDEPSSQYFPGFEASDRLYVCDRCRAYLKTVDLRERAAPSSVLFERVRLVPLDLAAEKAGYHAGWCASQEG, from the coding sequence GTGAGTCTGGCTATGGGAGAAGGGCCCGATCGGACGCTGCGTGCCCTGGAAGAAGGCGGGAAGCTCTACCCACACCTTGGCTCGGTGTTCAGTCTGCACCGGTCTCTGCGTCAGGTCCAGCTGGCTGTCGAATCCGAATGGGCGCGCGCTTCCTATCCCGCCGTGGACCTGGCGCGCCTGAAGCATGGGGAACCCCTGCTCACGTTTGATGGCCTAGGAGTTGAGGCACAGACACTGGCGAAGCTGGCGAGCCGAATCGGGCCCATCATTATGGAACGCTCCGCGTCTGAGCGGCCGGCGACCGATGGGCCGATCGACTGGATGGCTGAGGCCAGGAAGTGGTTTGAGAGTCGCCTCCCGCCGGCGGGCGATGGCGGTGCCAACAGCTCGGTTGCTAGGATCGTGGCTGCCTACGCGCTGATGCCCTGGCTGGAGAGGGCGGCGGAGTTTCACGCCGATCGAGTTGACCTCACCCACTGGAACCGGGCTTACTGCCCCATGTGTGGCGGCTGGCCTGACCTGGCTTTCCTCGCCCAGGAGACGGGCCAAAGGCAGCTCGTCTGTGCCCGTTGCTCGACGCGATGGCCCTACCGTCGCATGGGTTGCCCCTACTGCGCCTCCGATGAGCCGAGCAGTCAGTACTTCCCGGGCTTCGAGGCGAGCGATCGTCTGTACGTGTGCGATCGCTGCCGGGCCTACCTCAAGACGGTGGACTTGCGGGAGCGCGCCGCCCCCAGCTCAGTGCTGTTCGAGCGGGTGCGCCTGGTGCCGCTCGATCTGGCTGCAGAGAAGGCCGGATACCACGCCGGCTGGTGCGCATCTCAGGAGGGCTGA
- the nrfD gene encoding polysulfide reductase NrfD produces the protein MTWEWQTAVYLWVAGIAGGAYLAAFLVNVFGYRRRDLVRRATYVGVPLVILGTLLLVYDLGKPLRAWHLFLSFRANAWEVVPGVGVASLRGFPPNIPFYPGSPMSMGSWILFLFIAIGVVMAVLWAAESSEGRGILGWLQPLAPVAGILSWVMAGLSVLLIAYTGVLLSATNQPLWAGALLLPALFVISAVATGTALLLLVEALRGRDIPHVFGRAAATLAVLEVIALAGFLLTVPSVVLVTGSLSPWFWGGVVVVGLLVPFGLELYSARKMMAPLMIASTLCVLLGGLVLRMVVVIGGQV, from the coding sequence ATGACCTGGGAATGGCAGACCGCGGTGTACCTCTGGGTGGCCGGGATAGCGGGGGGAGCCTACCTCGCCGCCTTTCTCGTCAACGTGTTCGGCTACCGCCGCCGTGACCTGGTGCGGCGGGCTACGTACGTAGGGGTCCCGCTGGTGATCCTGGGGACCCTGCTCCTGGTGTATGACCTGGGCAAGCCGCTGCGAGCCTGGCATCTCTTCCTGAGCTTCAGAGCCAACGCCTGGGAGGTGGTCCCTGGCGTGGGGGTCGCCTCGCTCAGGGGCTTCCCCCCCAACATACCCTTCTACCCGGGCTCGCCCATGTCTATGGGGAGCTGGATCCTCTTCCTCTTCATCGCCATCGGTGTGGTGATGGCGGTCCTGTGGGCGGCGGAGAGCTCCGAAGGTCGGGGGATACTGGGGTGGCTGCAGCCGCTGGCCCCCGTGGCTGGTATCCTGAGCTGGGTCATGGCGGGGCTGTCGGTGTTGCTTATCGCGTACACCGGAGTGCTGCTCAGCGCCACCAACCAGCCCTTGTGGGCCGGGGCGCTGCTTTTGCCTGCTCTCTTCGTGATCTCGGCCGTGGCCACGGGAACGGCTCTTCTTCTGCTGGTTGAGGCGCTGCGGGGGCGGGACATCCCCCACGTGTTCGGCCGGGCGGCAGCCACGCTGGCGGTCCTGGAGGTGATAGCTCTGGCGGGCTTTCTCCTCACCGTGCCCTCCGTTGTGCTGGTCACTGGCTCCCTCAGTCCCTGGTTCTGGGGCGGGGTGGTGGTGGTGGGGCTTCTGGTTCCCTTCGGGCTGGAGCTCTACTCCGCCAGAAAGATGATGGCTCCGCTGATGATCGCCTCTACCCTCTGCGTCCTTCTCGGAGGGCTGGTCCTGCGCATGGTCGTGGTGATCGGCGGCCAGGTGTAG
- a CDS encoding 4Fe-4S dicluster domain-containing protein, which produces MMGKAILCDTSLCTACKGCQVACKQWNDLEGGETRNLGSYQNPQALSATTWKVISFHEVEEEGAVKWLFLPQQCLHCTLASCVSVCPTGAAHHEGEFVVIDQNQCIGCGYCVQACPFGVPHSLTDGHGKTTARKCTLCMDRVPNGQLPACVKTCPSGAYHFGEREEVVNLGKARVDALRADGHPNAVLYGENELGGLHVLYVLQEGPAAYGLPENPRYATANVLGQWLSGLVAAGVVAVLPFWMLFRRRAAVAEEISEGSERQ; this is translated from the coding sequence ATGATGGGCAAGGCGATTCTCTGTGATACATCGTTGTGCACTGCCTGCAAGGGGTGCCAGGTGGCCTGCAAGCAGTGGAATGACCTGGAGGGCGGGGAGACGCGCAACCTGGGGAGCTACCAAAACCCTCAGGCGCTGTCCGCCACCACATGGAAGGTGATCTCGTTTCACGAGGTGGAAGAAGAAGGGGCAGTCAAGTGGCTGTTTCTGCCTCAGCAGTGTCTCCACTGTACCCTGGCGAGCTGCGTCTCGGTGTGCCCCACCGGAGCAGCGCACCACGAAGGCGAGTTCGTCGTCATCGACCAGAATCAGTGCATCGGGTGCGGCTACTGCGTGCAGGCCTGCCCCTTCGGGGTGCCGCACTCTCTCACTGACGGCCACGGCAAGACCACTGCCCGCAAGTGCACCCTCTGCATGGACCGGGTACCTAACGGGCAGCTGCCCGCGTGCGTGAAGACCTGCCCGTCGGGAGCCTATCACTTCGGAGAGCGCGAGGAGGTGGTGAACCTGGGCAAGGCCAGGGTAGATGCTCTGCGGGCGGACGGCCATCCCAATGCCGTGCTCTACGGCGAGAATGAGCTCGGCGGGCTGCACGTGCTGTATGTCCTGCAGGAGGGGCCGGCGGCCTACGGACTGCCGGAGAACCCGCGGTACGCCACGGCCAATGTGCTCGGTCAGTGGCTTAGTGGTCTGGTGGCGGCCGGAGTAGTGGCCGTACTTCCGTTCTGGATGCTGTTCCGGCGCCGGGCGGCGGTGGCGGAGGAGATCTCCGAGGGGAGCGAGAGGCAATGA